One Candidatus Binatia bacterium DNA window includes the following coding sequences:
- a CDS encoding DUF3313 domain-containing protein, translating to MGFSRNAILAMGAVLLAAACTASTARLDNAKMSGFLESYEALEPVERGYLYTNPNADWSSYGKVLLPPVTIWRSGENSLDEVQEEELAKVATLLDRAVRDRLSKDFQIVDEAGPGVLRLSLAITEALAADDQISIITAEVAGQPMPADDEISDELKAYADVAMIEIEARDAANRQLLAAAVDTYIAPPGKEKGSADDWEGVAEAFTAWADRLAGWFVQARRK from the coding sequence ATGGGATTCTCTCGAAACGCCATTCTCGCCATGGGCGCGGTTCTGTTGGCCGCCGCCTGCACGGCTTCGACCGCACGGCTCGACAACGCGAAGATGTCGGGTTTCCTCGAAAGCTACGAGGCCCTCGAGCCGGTCGAGCGCGGGTACCTCTACACGAACCCGAATGCGGACTGGTCGTCCTACGGCAAGGTGTTGCTGCCGCCGGTCACGATCTGGCGCTCGGGCGAGAATTCGCTGGACGAGGTTCAAGAGGAGGAGCTGGCGAAGGTCGCGACGCTTCTCGACCGTGCCGTCCGTGACCGCTTGTCCAAGGATTTCCAGATCGTGGACGAGGCCGGACCAGGGGTTCTCCGGTTGTCGCTGGCCATCACAGAGGCGTTGGCCGCGGACGACCAGATCTCCATCATCACCGCTGAAGTGGCGGGCCAGCCGATGCCGGCCGACGATGAGATATCAGACGAGCTCAAGGCGTACGCCGACGTCGCGATGATTGAGATCGAGGCGCGTGACGCCGCGAACCGGCAGCTCCTCGCTGCGGCCGTCGACACGTATATCGCGCCGCCCGGCAAGGAGAAGGGCTCCGCCGATGATTGGGAGGGCGTGGCCGAGGCCTTTACGGCCTGGGCAGACCGGCTCGCCGGCTGGTTTGTGCAAGCGCGGCGGAAGTAG
- a CDS encoding diacylglycerol kinase has product MPYKVIQWSTGNVGRYALRAIIGHPELELVGVLVHSESKAGRDAGELAGISPTTGIAATNDVEAILATDADCVSYTATADLRPMEALADICRILESGKNVVSSSIVGLVHPRSIPEMSPKIEAACERGNSSFLTSGIDPGFANDALPLVLTGLAERWDQVRIQEIVNYANYDQPEVLFETMGFGKPMDHTPLLLIPGSLTFAWGGTIRVLAEGLGVELEKIEEIHERCEATKPIQIGDHTVEPGTMGALRFEVQGFVNGRPALIVEHVTRLDDDLAPEWATGKGGYRIFIEGVPRLECVLNMEDEHGDHAVGGVILTATRIVNAIPAVCNARTGPLSALDLPLITGRGLERRD; this is encoded by the coding sequence ATGCCATACAAAGTCATTCAATGGAGCACGGGGAACGTCGGACGCTACGCGCTGCGCGCGATCATCGGGCACCCGGAACTCGAATTGGTCGGAGTGCTCGTACACAGCGAGAGCAAGGCGGGCCGAGACGCGGGAGAGCTCGCCGGCATCAGTCCGACCACCGGGATCGCGGCAACGAACGATGTCGAGGCGATCCTCGCGACCGACGCTGACTGCGTCTCCTACACGGCCACGGCCGATCTCCGGCCGATGGAGGCCCTGGCCGACATCTGCCGCATTCTCGAATCCGGCAAGAACGTCGTCTCGAGCTCCATCGTCGGGCTCGTTCATCCGCGCTCGATCCCCGAGATGTCGCCGAAGATCGAAGCCGCGTGCGAACGGGGCAACAGCTCCTTCCTCACGAGCGGAATCGACCCCGGCTTCGCGAACGACGCGCTGCCGCTCGTCCTCACCGGGCTCGCGGAGCGCTGGGACCAGGTCCGCATCCAGGAGATCGTGAACTACGCGAACTACGATCAGCCCGAAGTGCTGTTCGAGACGATGGGCTTCGGCAAGCCGATGGACCACACACCGTTGCTCCTGATCCCCGGCTCGCTCACGTTCGCATGGGGCGGCACGATCCGCGTCCTCGCCGAGGGTCTCGGCGTCGAACTCGAGAAGATCGAGGAGATCCACGAACGATGCGAAGCGACGAAGCCCATCCAGATCGGCGACCACACGGTCGAGCCCGGCACGATGGGCGCACTGCGGTTCGAGGTGCAGGGGTTCGTGAACGGACGTCCGGCGCTCATCGTCGAACACGTCACCCGGCTCGACGATGACCTTGCGCCCGAGTGGGCGACTGGCAAGGGCGGCTACCGAATCTTCATCGAGGGCGTCCCGCGGCTTGAGTGCGTGCTCAACATGGAAGACGAGCACGGTGACCACGCGGTCGGCGGGGTCATCCTCACCGCGACCCGCATCGTGAACGCGATTCCCGCCGTCTGTAACGCGAGAACCGGTCCCCTGTCGGCACTCGATCTACCGCTCATCACCGGCAGGGGACTAGAGCGCCGGGACTGA
- a CDS encoding SRPBCC family protein has translation MGPETRMQDHRYSFEIEATPEEIWAIFWSRRNVEHGDVKIEILHPGDADGNGLVRRTWFRVPRYLLSGGQARSWEWLTEVKPFESWRYDAVGRPLWSEASGSTRLEDLGNGRTRVHFRETYHVFNPILRFLLERRVHRAISKDNDKLIKAAVERGIAARRKRAASPATPR, from the coding sequence ATGGGACCCGAGACTCGGATGCAGGATCACCGCTACTCGTTCGAAATCGAAGCAACGCCGGAGGAGATCTGGGCCATTTTCTGGTCTCGTCGCAACGTCGAGCACGGCGACGTGAAGATCGAAATCCTCCACCCTGGCGATGCCGACGGGAACGGCCTCGTCCGACGCACCTGGTTCCGCGTGCCCCGCTACCTGCTCTCCGGCGGGCAAGCGCGCTCGTGGGAGTGGCTCACTGAGGTGAAACCGTTCGAGAGCTGGCGCTACGACGCGGTTGGAAGACCACTGTGGTCCGAAGCAAGCGGCTCGACCCGGCTCGAAGACCTCGGCAACGGTCGAACCCGTGTGCACTTTCGCGAGACCTACCACGTCTTCAACCCGATCTTGCGCTTCTTACTCGAGCGGCGGGTACACCGCGCAATCTCCAAGGACAACGACAAGCTGATCAAGGCCGCCGTCGAGCGTGGTATCGCCGCCCGGCGCAAACGTGCCGCCTCCCCCGCAACTCCGAGGTAG
- a CDS encoding nuclear transport factor 2 family protein — MEDRIQALEARLLALEDAEAIRQLKARYGELVDSRFGDEGLLEADRVAGIADEIAALFTVDAVWDGAALGMSRGREEIRTRFLESTLTFSWHFFVKPQIEVAGDTATGRWDILSPCTMPGDRPFWMVGVEDDRYEREDGVWKHQSMSLRVVFMSPYDRGWAKNAKAARS, encoded by the coding sequence ATGGAAGACAGAATCCAGGCTCTGGAGGCTCGCCTTCTGGCGCTCGAAGACGCCGAGGCCATCCGCCAACTGAAGGCGCGCTACGGTGAGCTCGTAGATTCTCGTTTCGGGGACGAGGGCTTGCTCGAAGCCGACCGCGTGGCGGGCATCGCAGACGAGATCGCCGCGCTGTTCACTGTCGATGCCGTTTGGGACGGAGCCGCACTGGGAATGAGCCGCGGCCGGGAGGAGATTCGTACCCGTTTCCTCGAGTCGACGTTGACGTTCAGCTGGCACTTCTTCGTAAAGCCTCAGATCGAGGTCGCCGGTGACACGGCGACCGGCCGCTGGGACATTCTCTCTCCCTGTACGATGCCCGGCGATCGTCCCTTCTGGATGGTGGGTGTGGAAGACGACCGCTATGAGCGTGAAGATGGCGTTTGGAAGCACCAGTCGATGAGCCTCCGCGTGGTGTTCATGTCTCCGTACGATCGCGGGTGGGCGAAGAACGCAAAGGCGGCGCGCTCGTGA
- a CDS encoding LLM class F420-dependent oxidoreductase — MKIGITIHATDQTMNPVALAREAEARGFYSFYIPEHTHIPTSRRTPAPTGEEVLSEEYKRSLDPYVALGAASSVTENIFLGVGIGLVAQHDPITFAKEIATLDHLSGGRFVFGIGYGWNHEEMENHGIDVKRRRALVRENMLAMEALWKDEVASFSGEYVSFEPSWQWPKPIQRPRPRVLIGGGAGPRLFSHIAEFADGWLPIGGAGIRKSLEELHRAVEERGRDPKDLHVVPMGVLPKPGKLDYYRESGCTECVLRLPAGARDEVLPVLDEYAELL, encoded by the coding sequence GTGAAGATCGGCATCACCATTCACGCGACGGACCAGACGATGAATCCGGTGGCTCTCGCCCGCGAGGCGGAGGCGCGCGGCTTCTACTCGTTCTACATCCCCGAGCACACTCACATCCCGACGAGTCGCCGGACACCAGCGCCGACGGGTGAAGAGGTCTTGAGCGAGGAGTACAAGCGGAGCCTCGATCCCTACGTCGCGCTGGGCGCGGCATCTTCGGTGACCGAGAACATTTTCCTCGGTGTCGGTATCGGGCTCGTCGCACAGCACGACCCGATCACGTTCGCCAAGGAGATAGCCACGCTGGATCACCTGTCCGGAGGGCGGTTCGTCTTCGGCATCGGGTACGGCTGGAACCACGAAGAGATGGAGAACCACGGGATCGACGTGAAGCGGCGCCGCGCTCTCGTGCGTGAAAACATGCTCGCGATGGAGGCTCTGTGGAAGGACGAAGTTGCGAGCTTCTCCGGCGAGTACGTCTCGTTCGAGCCAAGTTGGCAGTGGCCGAAGCCGATTCAACGGCCCCGTCCTCGGGTTCTCATCGGCGGCGGCGCCGGGCCGAGGCTGTTCTCGCACATTGCGGAGTTCGCTGATGGCTGGTTGCCGATCGGAGGCGCCGGCATCAGGAAGTCCCTGGAGGAGCTGCATCGCGCGGTCGAGGAGCGGGGGCGCGATCCGAAGGACTTGCACGTCGTGCCGATGGGCGTTTTGCCAAAGCCGGGGAAGCTCGACTACTATCGGGAATCCGGCTGCACCGAGTGTGTGCTTCGACTTCCGGCCGGCGCGCGGGACGAGGTTCTGCCCGTCCTCGATGAGTACGCCGAGCTTCTCTGA
- a CDS encoding nuclear transport factor 2 family protein, with the protein MDDLGRLLARDDIRQLAYRYALAIDSRDIDTLVGLFVDDVQVGRDVFGHEALRANFESQLREVGITILFVGNHLIDFQDDDHATGVVYCKNETQLGEQWIHQAIQYRDTYERRDRRWLFVRRRHLLWYGSDVGANPLPLPPAEWPKNQVGMGTIPQSWESWRTFWK; encoded by the coding sequence ATGGACGATCTGGGCCGGCTCCTCGCACGGGACGACATTCGCCAACTCGCCTATCGTTACGCGCTCGCGATCGATAGCCGCGACATCGACACTCTCGTCGGACTCTTCGTCGACGACGTCCAGGTCGGACGAGACGTGTTCGGGCACGAGGCCTTACGCGCGAACTTCGAGTCACAACTGCGCGAAGTCGGCATCACCATCCTGTTCGTCGGGAACCACCTGATCGACTTCCAGGACGACGACCACGCGACCGGTGTCGTCTACTGCAAGAACGAGACGCAGCTCGGCGAGCAATGGATCCACCAGGCCATTCAGTACCGGGACACGTACGAGCGACGCGACCGGCGATGGCTCTTCGTTCGGCGCCGCCACCTGCTTTGGTACGGCAGCGACGTCGGCGCCAACCCGCTGCCCCTCCCCCCGGCCGAGTGGCCGAAGAACCAGGTCGGGATGGGGACGATCCCGCAGAGCTGGGAGAGCTGGCGCACATTCTGGAAGTGA
- a CDS encoding fatty acid desaturase, with the protein MNLETLETPVLSDATPPMVTNGVSQEKRRTIRALARSIPKACYENPTWKGLLYLGRDLTVYALGTGLLLASSSVSLVLAGWFLTSLAIAALFVIGHDAAHGSLFKSPRLNYFVGQLAMLPSLHTFSVWAYGHNRVHHAFPGCEGLDFVWHPVTLEEYQKLSRWEKLRHRMDWSLFGAGTYYTREIWWNRLVNMPPPDKMERAFLRDRIAVTTFLVVMSVAVGWFGWAQTGTIGGALWTWTKVLFVPWFMWNALIGWAVYIQHISPQMPWHTRRRWRKYAGQVETTCNYVMPLWLNFFWHNIFVHVPHHVDPRIPFYNLPDAAKALNKADSDVSQSYPYRFREYFDSTKHCKLYDFEREAWTDYQGANPVTAADYPPRAA; encoded by the coding sequence ATGAACCTAGAGACCCTCGAGACGCCTGTCCTTAGCGACGCCACGCCGCCCATGGTCACCAATGGCGTCAGCCAAGAAAAGCGCCGGACGATCCGGGCCCTCGCCCGCTCGATCCCGAAGGCGTGTTACGAGAACCCCACCTGGAAGGGACTTCTCTACCTCGGCCGCGATCTCACGGTTTACGCGCTCGGAACCGGCCTGCTCCTCGCCAGCAGCTCCGTGTCGCTGGTCCTCGCCGGTTGGTTCCTGACCTCGCTCGCGATTGCGGCGCTCTTCGTCATCGGGCACGACGCGGCCCACGGCTCGCTGTTCAAGAGCCCTCGCCTGAACTACTTCGTGGGCCAGCTCGCGATGCTGCCGAGCCTGCACACGTTTTCGGTGTGGGCTTACGGGCACAACCGCGTGCACCACGCATTCCCCGGTTGTGAGGGGCTCGACTTCGTCTGGCATCCCGTCACGCTGGAGGAGTACCAGAAGCTATCGCGCTGGGAGAAGCTGCGGCACCGCATGGACTGGTCCCTCTTCGGCGCTGGCACCTACTACACACGCGAGATCTGGTGGAATCGGCTCGTAAACATGCCACCGCCGGACAAGATGGAGCGTGCGTTCCTGCGCGACCGCATCGCCGTCACGACCTTCCTGGTGGTGATGTCCGTCGCCGTCGGTTGGTTCGGCTGGGCGCAGACCGGCACGATCGGTGGCGCTTTGTGGACCTGGACGAAGGTCCTGTTCGTTCCCTGGTTCATGTGGAACGCGCTGATCGGCTGGGCCGTCTACATCCAGCACATCTCTCCGCAGATGCCCTGGCACACCCGGCGTCGCTGGCGGAAGTACGCTGGCCAGGTCGAGACGACCTGCAACTACGTCATGCCGCTTTGGCTGAACTTCTTCTGGCACAATATCTTCGTGCACGTGCCGCACCACGTCGACCCGCGGATCCCGTTCTACAACCTCCCCGACGCGGCAAAGGCTCTGAACAAGGCCGATTCCGACGTGAGTCAGTCCTATCCGTACCGCTTCCGCGAGTACTTCGACTCCACGAAGCACTGCAAGTTGTACGACTTCGAGCGCGAAGCCTGGACCGACTACCAGGGAGCGAACCCGGTCACCGCTGCCGACTATCCGCCCCGCGCCGCTTGA
- a CDS encoding PQQ-dependent dehydrogenase, methanol/ethanol family yields the protein MRRRLLLIALLLVPLSVHAAGGGAASVDDARIRNADAEPQNWMTHGRDYAEQRFSPLDQVTPESINRLVRVWSYKTGQKRGHEATPIVIDGVMYATGAWSVVFALDAKTGKELWRFDPEVPKAVGAKACCDVVNRGVAVYDGKVFVGTLDGRLIAIDAKTGKPVWKVVTVDQSKPYTITGAPRVVNGRVIIGNGGAEFGVRGYVSAYDTKDGKLAWRTYTVPGNPADGFESKALEEAAKTWSGGEWWKIGGGGTAWDSMAFDPDLNLLYVGTGNGSPWSRVHRSPGGGDNLYLSSILALDPDTGELKWHFQTTPGDNWDFTATQHMILADLEIDGKTRKVLMQAPKNGYFWVIDRVTGEFLSAKPYVEVTWSDGVDPKTGRPHETGTANYDNAIAMVKPTPFGGHNWQPMSFNPNTGLVYIPAQEVVGAYRFNPKELLTDEHFNTETDLAVFATLVREIVGGHLLAWDPVKQEEAWRHPYAMPWNGGTLTTGGNLVFQGTADGRFIALNATDGRKLWEFHAGNGIIAAPVSYAVDGVQYVTIVAGWGGAFGLVGGDAAQQAGNTPAEGVVHTFALSDQAITSAVIEEIMASRDGTVAKKEDLYHRWCARCHGVTAISGGALVDLRHSAPDMKNAFVAIVQKGMPGVGMPAFGGILTEEEIKEIQAYIVGRPN from the coding sequence ATGCGTCGTCGCCTGCTGCTGATCGCCCTCTTGCTCGTCCCTCTCTCGGTGCACGCAGCTGGGGGAGGCGCCGCCTCCGTCGACGATGCGCGTATCCGAAACGCGGACGCCGAGCCGCAGAACTGGATGACGCACGGCCGCGACTACGCCGAGCAGCGCTTCAGTCCGCTCGATCAGGTCACCCCCGAGAGCATCAACCGTCTCGTCCGCGTCTGGAGCTACAAGACGGGTCAGAAGCGTGGCCACGAAGCCACCCCGATCGTCATCGACGGCGTGATGTACGCGACGGGCGCCTGGAGCGTCGTGTTCGCGCTCGACGCCAAGACTGGCAAGGAACTCTGGCGGTTCGATCCCGAGGTTCCGAAGGCCGTCGGCGCAAAGGCGTGCTGCGACGTGGTGAACCGTGGCGTCGCCGTCTACGACGGCAAGGTCTTCGTCGGAACGCTCGACGGCCGGCTGATCGCCATCGACGCCAAGACCGGGAAGCCGGTTTGGAAGGTCGTCACCGTAGACCAGTCGAAGCCGTACACGATCACCGGTGCCCCGCGGGTCGTGAACGGCCGAGTCATCATCGGGAACGGCGGTGCCGAGTTCGGCGTGCGCGGGTACGTCTCGGCCTACGACACGAAGGACGGGAAGCTCGCCTGGCGGACGTACACCGTCCCGGGCAATCCGGCGGACGGCTTCGAATCCAAGGCTCTCGAGGAAGCCGCGAAGACCTGGTCGGGCGGCGAATGGTGGAAGATCGGCGGCGGAGGCACGGCCTGGGACTCGATGGCCTTCGATCCCGACCTGAACCTGCTCTACGTCGGCACGGGCAACGGCTCACCGTGGAGCCGCGTCCACCGCAGCCCCGGCGGCGGCGACAACCTCTACCTCTCCTCGATCCTCGCCCTGGATCCCGACACCGGGGAGTTGAAGTGGCACTTCCAGACCACCCCGGGCGACAACTGGGACTTCACGGCAACCCAGCACATGATCCTCGCCGACCTCGAGATCGATGGGAAGACCCGCAAGGTCCTCATGCAGGCGCCGAAGAACGGCTACTTCTGGGTGATCGACCGCGTCACCGGCGAGTTCCTTTCCGCGAAACCCTACGTCGAGGTGACGTGGTCCGACGGCGTCGATCCGAAGACCGGCCGCCCCCACGAAACCGGAACCGCGAACTACGACAACGCGATCGCGATGGTGAAGCCGACGCCGTTCGGCGGCCACAACTGGCAGCCGATGTCATTCAATCCCAATACCGGCCTCGTCTACATTCCCGCCCAAGAGGTGGTCGGCGCGTATCGCTTCAACCCCAAAGAGCTCCTCACCGACGAGCACTTCAACACGGAGACCGACCTCGCTGTTTTCGCCACACTCGTCCGCGAGATCGTCGGGGGCCATCTCCTTGCCTGGGATCCCGTGAAGCAGGAAGAGGCTTGGCGCCATCCCTACGCGATGCCGTGGAACGGCGGCACTCTAACCACCGGTGGCAACCTCGTCTTCCAAGGAACCGCGGACGGCCGCTTCATCGCACTGAACGCAACCGACGGCCGAAAGCTGTGGGAGTTCCACGCCGGCAACGGGATCATCGCCGCGCCGGTCAGCTACGCGGTCGACGGGGTCCAGTACGTGACGATCGTCGCAGGCTGGGGGGGTGCCTTTGGTCTGGTGGGCGGCGACGCCGCCCAACAGGCCGGGAACACCCCCGCCGAGGGGGTCGTCCACACCTTCGCCCTGTCGGATCAGGCCATCACGTCTGCTGTGATCGAAGAGATCATGGCGAGCCGCGACGGCACCGTGGCCAAGAAGGAGGACCTCTACCACCGCTGGTGCGCTCGCTGTCACGGCGTAACGGCGATCAGCGGCGGGGCTCTCGTGGACCTGCGCCACTCCGCACCCGACATGAAGAATGCCTTCGTCGCGATCGTGCAGAAGGGCATGCCCGGCGTGGGAATGCCCGCATTCGGGGGAATTCTGACGGAGGAAGAAATCAAGGAAATCCAGGCTTACATCGTCGGGCGGCCTAACTGA